From a single Loigolactobacillus coryniformis subsp. coryniformis KCTC 3167 = DSM 20001 genomic region:
- a CDS encoding YdcF family protein yields MVFSLTNYFHERRRLSNGIWLNGFVLCAGGWLLIVAVSSGQMWLLIPILLLGLILLVAFALGIYGVIIFLLHNARQVWRRESHSLANLLGLLLALGLSVYVIWQALVLQGVIPSPLVLLFSFMPSLLFYIFLNVWNFLTLSLVYQLNRPRYRQQAIVVLGAGLIDGERVSGLLAGRIKRAVTFYQQQQAKGGPTPLLVFSGGQGSDATVCGARTGYSIGGYGS; encoded by the coding sequence ATGGTGTTCAGCTTAACTAATTATTTCCACGAACGCCGCCGACTCAGTAATGGTATTTGGTTAAATGGTTTCGTGCTTTGCGCTGGTGGCTGGCTGTTGATCGTAGCTGTCAGCAGTGGCCAAATGTGGCTATTAATTCCTATATTACTGCTGGGCCTAATTTTACTAGTCGCTTTTGCATTAGGAATCTACGGGGTGATTATCTTCCTCTTGCATAACGCCCGCCAAGTTTGGCGCCGGGAGAGCCACTCGCTTGCCAATTTGCTTGGCTTACTTTTGGCGTTGGGCTTAAGCGTCTATGTTATTTGGCAGGCGCTGGTGCTACAAGGGGTAATTCCCTCGCCATTAGTGTTGCTATTTAGCTTCATGCCTAGCTTGTTGTTCTACATTTTCCTTAATGTGTGGAATTTTTTGACGCTGTCGTTGGTCTATCAGCTTAATCGGCCGCGCTACCGGCAACAAGCAATTGTAGTACTAGGCGCTGGCTTGATCGATGGCGAGCGCGTTTCTGGTTTGTTGGCAGGCCGCATTAAACGCGCAGTAACCTTTTATCAGCAACAGCAAGCTAAAGGTGGCCCCACACCATTACTGGTTTTTAGCGGCGGCCAAGGCAGCGATGCAACGGTATGCGGTGCACGAACTGGGTATTCCATTGGCGGATACGGCAGTTGA
- a CDS encoding lipoprotein has protein sequence MRRWLLGATLLIVVGVLSGCGQDELRKEKAALASSSARLESRASVLDARESSLDKVRASTESSSIAESESQAIAESESQEKADSQASSASAAFSSQAESVSAAAESISQNQINSPVQAVDWVKQQRGEQDGHGKMTWQASTTGEKDGQHYFVVQGRREDGKVDDALDLIVLSTGEIMTRDSAAGKALVE, from the coding sequence ATGCGACGTTGGTTACTCGGCGCTACGTTGTTAATTGTGGTCGGTGTACTTAGCGGCTGCGGGCAAGATGAGTTACGGAAGGAAAAAGCGGCGCTAGCGTCATCTTCAGCGCGTTTGGAAAGCCGGGCTAGTGTACTTGATGCCCGTGAAAGTTCACTGGATAAAGTGCGCGCTAGCACCGAATCGTCCTCGATCGCTGAATCGGAGTCACAGGCGATCGCCGAATCAGAATCGCAGGAAAAAGCTGACAGTCAAGCGTCATCAGCGAGCGCAGCGTTTAGTAGTCAGGCGGAATCGGTGAGTGCAGCGGCTGAATCGATCAGCCAAAACCAGATCAATTCGCCGGTGCAGGCTGTTGATTGGGTCAAGCAGCAACGCGGCGAACAGGACGGTCATGGTAAAATGACGTGGCAGGCTAGTACAACTGGCGAAAAAGATGGTCAGCACTATTTTGTGGTTCAGGGTCGCCGTGAGGATGGTAAAGTCGATGACGCGTTAGATTTAATTGTGCTTAGTACGGGTGAGATCATGACGCGTGATTCGGCGGCTGGTAAGGCGCTTGTGGAGTAG
- a CDS encoding YibE/F family protein produces the protein MSTIMALSLVLLAVMVLVGGRKGALAFLSLWLNFGCLFLAIVLISVHFSPLLVTLILGILMLALTIFVGQDDLMTTQTAFFAAVLVLLILLALIVPVEHWAAVQGFGMEDSDELEGLSLLVGINFVKVSIATAVLSTLGAIAEAAMAIAAGLSELIQQHPTIETRALFTAGMHVGQQIIGTTFNTLFFGFFGGFLGLFIWFADLQYTWGELLNNKVLDAELILVLFSLISVILTVPMTTWVMAQRLQIMRKKQD, from the coding sequence ATGAGTACGATCATGGCATTAAGTTTAGTGCTATTGGCAGTGATGGTGCTGGTCGGTGGCCGCAAAGGGGCGCTGGCATTTTTAAGTTTATGGCTGAATTTTGGCTGTTTATTCTTGGCCATTGTACTGATCTCAGTTCACTTTTCACCATTGTTAGTGACGCTGATCTTAGGCATTTTAATGTTGGCGTTGACGATTTTTGTAGGCCAGGATGACTTAATGACTACGCAAACAGCCTTTTTTGCGGCAGTTTTGGTACTACTGATCTTATTGGCGTTGATCGTGCCGGTGGAACACTGGGCCGCCGTACAAGGTTTCGGTATGGAAGATAGTGATGAACTCGAAGGTTTGTCGTTACTGGTCGGCATTAATTTTGTTAAAGTTTCGATCGCCACTGCAGTTTTGAGCACATTAGGGGCGATCGCGGAAGCGGCGATGGCGATTGCCGCGGGCTTAAGTGAGTTGATCCAGCAGCATCCAACTATTGAAACACGCGCACTCTTTACTGCGGGGATGCATGTGGGTCAACAAATCATTGGCACTACGTTCAATACGTTATTTTTCGGCTTTTTTGGTGGCTTTTTAGGCCTATTTATTTGGTTCGCTGATCTGCAGTATACCTGGGGTGAACTGCTGAATAATAAAGTGCTAGATGCAGAGTTGATCTTGGTGCTCTTTTCGTTGATCAGTGTGATTCTGACAGTGCCAATGACGACGTGGGTCATGGCACAACGGCTGCAAATTATGCGAAAAAAGCAAGACTGA
- a CDS encoding YibE/F family protein, producing the protein MGKQLRRWWRPILLIVGGLLLVIGTRYAAPLYRQSIMQVTASKVTRMTKTEDEFNNRDHQYTQQLTGRLLNGSQRGQLIHVKNVYTASGAFDQKYRVGDQVFISMTRKSILIKGLKRDTVLLTLLWLAVVLLVLMLHRAGMMALLSVLLNLVIFFLAIELDLVLHSNGFLWLFGGLALVFALLTLWLILGPTKQMVITFAATVSGTVLSMGLSVLVLVLTQHKGIYYETMDYVTQVAPQPLFLAATLLGSLGAVMDESTDIVATLFELKADKPEISALELFQAGRQVGTAIMGPLISVLLLIFIAETMPIALLLLKNGNSWGYTFSMTMSLGMAQSLISGIGIVLAIPVVSFLASRLLVTKAGAVK; encoded by the coding sequence ATGGGTAAACAACTTCGGCGCTGGTGGCGACCAATCTTGCTGATCGTTGGTGGGCTGTTGCTGGTGATTGGCACCCGCTATGCGGCGCCACTTTATCGCCAGTCGATCATGCAAGTGACGGCCAGTAAAGTCACACGCATGACCAAAACAGAGGATGAATTCAATAACCGTGATCATCAGTATACACAACAATTAACTGGCCGCTTACTAAATGGTTCGCAGCGCGGCCAGCTGATCCACGTAAAAAACGTCTACACGGCCTCAGGCGCATTTGATCAAAAATACCGCGTCGGTGACCAGGTCTTCATTAGTATGACCCGCAAAAGCATACTGATCAAAGGGTTAAAACGCGATACTGTTTTACTAACTTTGTTGTGGTTGGCTGTCGTTTTACTAGTGCTGATGTTGCATCGTGCTGGCATGATGGCATTACTCAGCGTTCTGCTCAATTTGGTGATTTTCTTTCTGGCAATTGAACTTGATCTGGTACTACATAGTAATGGATTTCTTTGGTTATTCGGTGGTTTAGCCTTGGTGTTTGCGTTACTGACTTTGTGGCTGATCCTCGGGCCGACCAAGCAAATGGTGATCACTTTTGCCGCGACGGTTAGTGGAACTGTGCTATCAATGGGATTAAGCGTGCTGGTGTTAGTGTTGACGCAGCACAAGGGTATCTATTATGAAACGATGGATTATGTGACCCAAGTTGCACCGCAGCCGCTGTTTTTGGCGGCGACCTTACTCGGTTCACTGGGGGCAGTGATGGATGAGTCGACTGATATCGTCGCCACTTTATTCGAATTAAAAGCCGATAAACCGGAAATCAGCGCGCTGGAACTATTTCAAGCGGGTCGCCAAGTTGGCACAGCAATCATGGGTCCTTTGATCAGCGTTTTACTGCTGATTTTCATCGCCGAGACGATGCCAATCGCGTTATTATTACTGAAAAATGGTAATAGCTGGGGTTATACTTTCTCGATGACCATGTCATTAGGGATGGCGCAGAGTTTGATCAGTGGCATTGGTATTGTTCTCGCCATTCCGGTGGTCAGTTTCCTGGCGAGTCGGTTATTGGTGACGAAAGCAGGTGCAGTTAAATGA
- a CDS encoding GNAT family N-acetyltransferase, whose amino-acid sequence MTTTYLRQAKMTDLPVIMKIIDEAKAYLKQQNVDQWQHGYPEQNDMAADVAAGVNYVMVRDGVIVGTASLLQGIDDNYKVIDQGTWLGAADATYTSIHRIAVAAGYRGQHLSETLITNLLTLSLQLGYADVRIDTHPENLGMQHVIKQNGFEYRGIIYMHEPKEPRYAYQLLLNA is encoded by the coding sequence GTGACAACAACTTATTTGCGGCAAGCAAAAATGACTGATCTACCAGTCATCATGAAAATTATAGATGAAGCGAAAGCATATTTAAAGCAACAAAATGTGGATCAATGGCAACATGGTTATCCGGAACAAAATGATATGGCTGCTGACGTAGCCGCTGGTGTGAATTACGTGATGGTACGCGATGGCGTGATCGTTGGTACGGCGTCATTATTGCAAGGTATCGACGATAATTATAAAGTGATCGATCAGGGGACGTGGCTGGGCGCTGCCGACGCCACTTATACCTCGATTCACCGCATCGCCGTAGCGGCTGGCTACCGCGGACAACATTTATCGGAAACGCTGATTACCAATTTACTGACATTGTCGTTGCAATTAGGCTACGCCGATGTCCGTATCGATACGCATCCTGAGAATTTAGGCATGCAGCACGTGATCAAGCAGAATGGGTTTGAATATCGTGGTATTATCTACATGCACGAACCAAAGGAACCGCGCTATGCTTATCAATTGTTATTAAATGCCTAA
- a CDS encoding glycoside hydrolase family 65 protein, with the protein MSVDEQYQIHLQQLKHKEPGFVETIYALGNGHLGVRASNPLQGNSPAYPGSPGLFINGFYDLTPITYGEAYFGYARNNQTICELPDPRYLIFSVDGVRSDETPYQIEMIDKTWDMASGLLLETFHVTTPTAKEFTLTLESFASQAERHLYVIRYDIRTLNFSGSVTVIKQHAYVNQQIARDNTDMRRAQRGNTLLQTYLPAAAPTMRISTQKSQLSLLMTMQYLGSDPRVQLNAHTDIPNYEIQLQLTPERSAQFSFGYSLGEIHNQLSFEVNQARYIEKSLARLDGESFSSLFAASAARTRQFWQDSDVIIEGDPILQKGIRFNLYHLYQAAGRDHSTDIPAKGLTGAGYEGHYFWDTEMYMLPFFIYTQPQIAKALLGYRYATLAEAGQRAREMAIKSGVLFPWRTINGEEASAYFPAGTAQIHINADIAYATDQYIRATADTDFLVSAGFELILETARFWLAYGNYADHGPQAGHFVINRVTGPDEYTALIDNNYYTNRMAQHNLRLAVKYAAELKQLAPDKLAELAVTDTELAAFKKAAANMYLPYDARHQIKLQDDNALNRPRFDLKNEPATNFPLLLHYHPLVLYRYQVNKQADTLMSDFLFPLDQDEAQLRRDYAYYEGITTHDSSLSRAIFSILANRIHDPDKAQAYFLDTALTDLTDLQGNSEDGIHAANMGGSWLSLIYGFAGMHYGTDGLTFAPQLPAGWFRLSFKIKYRGRQIDIDINQKTATFNLLSGAPLTLYCGPEACDLSQKMPVTVDIKHA; encoded by the coding sequence ATGTCGGTTGATGAACAGTACCAAATTCATTTACAACAGCTTAAACACAAAGAACCCGGTTTTGTCGAAACAATTTATGCCTTAGGTAATGGCCACCTCGGTGTGCGGGCCAGTAACCCACTGCAGGGTAACTCGCCTGCTTATCCCGGCAGCCCCGGTTTATTTATTAACGGCTTTTACGACTTGACGCCGATCACTTATGGCGAGGCGTACTTCGGCTATGCCCGCAATAATCAGACGATTTGTGAGCTGCCGGACCCCCGCTATCTAATTTTCAGCGTTGACGGCGTGCGTTCGGATGAAACTCCCTACCAAATTGAAATGATTGATAAGACGTGGGACATGGCTAGTGGCTTGTTGCTGGAAACTTTCCACGTCACCACACCGACGGCTAAAGAATTCACATTGACACTGGAATCTTTTGCCTCGCAGGCAGAACGTCATTTATATGTGATTCGCTACGATATCCGGACATTGAACTTTAGCGGGTCGGTAACTGTAATTAAACAGCATGCCTACGTTAATCAGCAAATTGCTCGTGACAATACCGATATGCGGCGCGCTCAACGCGGCAATACTTTGCTCCAAACTTATTTGCCTGCCGCAGCGCCGACAATGCGGATCAGTACGCAAAAAAGTCAATTGAGTTTGTTGATGACGATGCAGTATCTCGGTAGCGATCCCCGGGTCCAGCTCAATGCCCATACCGATATCCCTAATTACGAGATCCAATTGCAACTCACGCCTGAGCGTAGCGCCCAATTTAGTTTTGGTTATTCACTGGGCGAGATCCACAACCAGCTCTCATTTGAAGTCAACCAAGCACGCTACATTGAAAAATCATTGGCCCGCCTGGATGGTGAAAGTTTTTCTAGTTTATTTGCTGCTTCAGCGGCCCGAACTCGCCAATTCTGGCAGGACAGTGATGTGATCATTGAAGGCGATCCAATTTTACAAAAGGGCATTCGCTTCAACTTATATCACCTCTATCAAGCTGCTGGTCGTGATCATAGCACCGATATTCCCGCTAAAGGCCTAACTGGCGCTGGCTATGAAGGCCATTATTTCTGGGACACGGAAATGTATATGTTGCCGTTTTTCATTTATACACAGCCACAGATTGCTAAGGCCTTACTTGGCTATCGTTATGCGACACTAGCCGAAGCCGGCCAACGTGCGCGCGAAATGGCGATCAAATCAGGCGTTCTCTTTCCGTGGCGCACGATCAATGGTGAAGAGGCGAGCGCTTATTTCCCAGCGGGCACGGCCCAGATCCATATCAATGCTGATATTGCTTACGCTACCGACCAATATATTCGTGCCACCGCCGACACTGATTTTCTGGTCAGTGCTGGCTTCGAACTGATTTTAGAAACTGCGCGCTTTTGGCTAGCGTATGGCAATTACGCTGACCACGGTCCCCAAGCTGGTCATTTTGTGATCAACCGAGTCACCGGACCCGATGAATACACGGCGCTGATCGACAATAATTATTACACCAATCGCATGGCTCAGCACAACTTGCGTTTAGCGGTCAAATATGCCGCTGAATTAAAACAGTTGGCACCAGATAAATTAGCCGAATTGGCGGTCACTGATACGGAATTGGCGGCATTTAAAAAGGCGGCAGCCAATATGTACCTCCCCTACGACGCTCGACACCAAATCAAACTACAAGATGATAACGCGCTGAATCGGCCGCGCTTTGATTTAAAAAACGAGCCGGCAACTAATTTTCCGTTGTTACTGCACTATCATCCCCTGGTCCTTTATCGCTACCAGGTCAACAAACAAGCCGATACGCTAATGAGTGACTTTTTATTCCCATTGGATCAAGATGAAGCCCAATTACGTCGTGACTATGCCTATTACGAGGGGATCACTACCCATGATTCCTCATTGTCACGAGCGATTTTCAGTATTCTCGCCAACCGAATTCACGATCCAGACAAGGCACAAGCATACTTTTTAGATACCGCTTTAACTGATTTGACCGATTTACAAGGTAATTCGGAAGACGGTATTCACGCGGCTAATATGGGTGGCAGTTGGCTCTCACTGATTTATGGCTTTGCTGGTATGCATTACGGCACTGACGGTTTGACATTTGCGCCCCAACTACCAGCTGGTTGGTTCCGACTTAGTTTCAAGATCAAATATCGTGGCCGGCAGATCGATATTGACATCAATCAAAAAACTGCCACTTTTAACTTGCTTAGTGGCGCGCCACTAACTTTATATTGTGGTCCAGAAGCCTGTGATCTCAGTCAAAAGATGCCAGTTACCGTTGACATCAAACATGCCTAA
- a CDS encoding glycoside hydrolase family 65 protein, whose protein sequence is MKVISLRVTDDAIVLAYVRANKQRQQSVIAYDPQQSIGDNLEKIRERLVGINFDVAVIENPLAYEFSDTIVGINHQRIDIGLALTNMLNVPAVSQQMVKTLGLAKAAARKQFYNQWHLDYYGQYTGKRNYGQESMLTLGNGFFGLRGSYVEAKADDDNYPGTYVAGFYNQLTTKINDRDVVNEDLVNLPNGQYLTFGVDHQTPFKIKAENIQDIYRSLDLQTGELRTTMLVQLATGHALRVVTTKVADMHNWHQYAIRYQLTPLNFSGSLQIYSEIDGSVINSNVERYRNFNSRHFDVNEMSTAGHEAYLAGQTKTSQIKFVVGSKLTNCNDVPTELTTHNRPDVIAQELSLDVAQNQSYTFEKNVALFTSLETTTDLMTATANELHQASFQASEQHSDDFWQDIWHNADIQIDGDLTSQKLTRVNIFHTFVSATQIANQHLDASVGARGLHGEAYRGHVFWDEMFIIPFYTLHYPKLARQLLMYRYHRLDAAKKYAASEGYQGAMFPWQSGQYGDEQSQFVHLNPLTQQWDPDNSRLQRHVSLAVAYNVWVYYHLANDREFMQKYGIQMLLDIARFWVSKAEYNSTTKRYDIKKVMGPDEFHEGYPNSDEEGLTNNAYTNIMVSWLFETIAYLRGNVVPETTFTKAMQVAGINDALYKKMGTIGHKLTLDVDSAGVIGQFQGYFKLPTLNFENYRKKYGDISRLDRILKAEGHTPDAYQVAKQADALMAFYNFDLTHVNQILKQMGYDLPNEFLTRNIEYYLDRTTHGSTLSRIVYAVLTLVDGNMDQSWHLFSQALLSDYYDIQGGTTAEGIHLGVMAATLMLETRNYAGVDELTDMINIAPNLPAHWRSIAFRQYFRGTQYHFQITQKAITVTADQAAKVRVAGHELLLTAKQPLTVDYQGQPLTTISKAK, encoded by the coding sequence GTGAAAGTTATTTCATTACGCGTCACTGATGATGCAATCGTGCTGGCCTATGTGCGGGCCAACAAACAGCGCCAGCAAAGCGTGATTGCTTATGATCCGCAACAAAGTATCGGTGACAACTTAGAGAAAATTCGCGAACGGCTAGTCGGCATCAATTTTGATGTTGCGGTGATCGAGAATCCCTTAGCCTACGAATTCTCTGACACGATCGTTGGTATCAACCATCAGCGAATCGACATTGGCCTGGCTTTGACCAATATGCTTAACGTGCCAGCCGTTAGCCAACAAATGGTCAAGACTTTGGGGCTAGCTAAGGCAGCTGCCCGTAAACAATTTTACAATCAATGGCATTTGGATTATTACGGCCAATACACCGGCAAACGTAACTATGGGCAGGAATCAATGCTGACCTTAGGTAACGGCTTTTTCGGTTTGCGGGGTAGTTATGTTGAGGCTAAAGCTGATGATGACAACTATCCAGGCACCTATGTTGCTGGCTTTTACAACCAACTGACCACTAAGATCAATGATCGTGATGTCGTCAACGAAGACCTGGTCAATTTACCGAATGGGCAGTACTTAACTTTCGGCGTCGATCACCAGACACCATTTAAAATCAAAGCAGAAAATATTCAAGATATTTATCGCAGTCTCGACCTGCAAACTGGCGAGTTACGCACCACCATGTTAGTGCAATTAGCAACTGGTCACGCCTTGCGCGTGGTTACAACCAAAGTTGCCGACATGCATAACTGGCATCAATACGCGATTCGTTATCAATTGACGCCGCTAAACTTCTCCGGCAGTCTACAAATTTACTCCGAGATCGACGGCAGTGTGATCAACAGCAATGTTGAACGCTACCGCAACTTCAATTCGCGTCATTTTGACGTAAACGAAATGAGCACCGCTGGCCATGAAGCTTATCTGGCCGGCCAAACTAAAACTTCACAGATCAAGTTCGTTGTCGGCAGCAAGTTGACTAACTGTAATGATGTCCCAACTGAATTGACCACACACAACCGCCCTGACGTAATCGCCCAAGAATTATCCCTCGACGTCGCGCAAAATCAATCGTACACTTTTGAAAAAAATGTGGCTTTATTTACCAGTTTGGAGACTACCACTGATTTAATGACCGCCACCGCTAACGAGCTGCATCAAGCTTCATTCCAGGCTAGCGAACAACACAGTGATGACTTTTGGCAAGATATTTGGCACAACGCCGACATTCAGATCGATGGTGATCTGACCAGCCAAAAACTGACTCGGGTCAATATTTTCCATACCTTCGTTTCAGCCACGCAAATAGCTAACCAGCATCTAGATGCTTCAGTTGGTGCCCGTGGACTACACGGTGAAGCTTACCGCGGCCACGTTTTCTGGGATGAAATGTTTATTATTCCTTTCTATACATTGCATTATCCAAAATTAGCGCGGCAGTTGTTGATGTATCGCTACCACCGGCTTGATGCGGCGAAGAAATATGCCGCCAGTGAAGGTTACCAAGGCGCTATGTTCCCATGGCAATCAGGTCAATATGGTGATGAACAATCTCAATTCGTTCATTTAAATCCACTGACGCAACAATGGGACCCTGACAACAGTCGCCTACAACGCCACGTTTCTTTAGCAGTCGCCTACAACGTTTGGGTTTACTACCATTTAGCTAACGACCGTGAATTTATGCAAAAATACGGTATCCAAATGTTACTGGACATTGCCCGTTTCTGGGTCAGCAAGGCCGAGTATAATTCAACGACCAAACGCTATGATATTAAAAAAGTTATGGGCCCTGATGAGTTCCACGAAGGCTATCCAAATAGTGACGAAGAAGGCTTGACCAACAATGCTTACACCAACATTATGGTCAGCTGGCTTTTCGAAACCATTGCTTATCTTCGGGGTAATGTAGTGCCAGAAACAACCTTTACCAAGGCGATGCAAGTAGCTGGTATCAACGACGCCCTGTACAAAAAGATGGGAACAATTGGCCATAAGTTGACCTTAGATGTGGATTCAGCTGGCGTGATCGGCCAATTCCAAGGCTACTTCAAGTTACCAACATTGAACTTTGAAAATTACCGTAAGAAGTACGGTGATATTTCGCGGTTAGATCGGATATTGAAAGCCGAAGGACATACACCAGATGCTTATCAAGTCGCTAAACAAGCCGATGCACTGATGGCCTTTTACAATTTCGACTTGACCCACGTCAACCAAATTCTTAAACAAATGGGTTACGATCTACCAAATGAGTTCTTGACTCGTAATATTGAATACTACCTTGATCGGACTACCCATGGATCAACATTATCCCGGATTGTTTACGCGGTTTTGACCCTAGTTGACGGTAATATGGATCAATCGTGGCACCTCTTTTCACAAGCGTTGCTCTCCGATTATTACGATATTCAAGGTGGGACGACCGCCGAAGGAATCCATCTGGGCGTAATGGCAGCGACCTTAATGTTGGAGACGCGTAACTATGCCGGTGTCGATGAGTTAACCGATATGATCAACATCGCGCCTAATTTACCGGCGCATTGGCGCAGTATCGCCTTCCGTCAATATTTCCGCGGCACCCAATATCATTTCCAGATCACGCAAAAAGCGATCACAGTTACTGCCGATCAAGCGGCTAAAGTCCGCGTCGCTGGTCACGAACTGTTACTCACCGCCAAGCAGCCGCTGACCGTCGATTATCAAGGGCAACCCCTGACCACGATCAGCAAAGCAAAATAG
- the pgmB gene encoding beta-phosphoglucomutase yields the protein MVKFTDIKGFVFDLDGVVTDTSRYHAKAWGQLADKLGVDYPGLGDAVKGISRMDALEMILKKGGLENNYSEAEKEALAAEKNANYVNLIQNMSAKDILPGMADFLAELKDKGYGISLASASKNAPTILEKIGLSDYFTKAVDPATLKYGKPDPEIFIKGAQLLDLMPAQCIGLEDAAAGIAGINAAGETSVGIGDPELLHDATINFTDTSQVSLANIEKAMQ from the coding sequence ATGGTAAAATTTACAGATATTAAAGGTTTTGTATTCGATCTAGATGGCGTCGTCACCGATACATCCCGTTATCACGCGAAAGCTTGGGGCCAACTGGCCGACAAATTAGGCGTTGACTATCCAGGGTTAGGTGATGCGGTCAAAGGGATTAGCCGGATGGACGCACTGGAAATGATCCTAAAAAAAGGTGGCTTGGAAAACAACTATTCTGAAGCCGAAAAAGAAGCACTAGCGGCAGAAAAAAACGCCAATTATGTCAACCTGATCCAAAATATGAGTGCTAAAGATATTTTGCCCGGCATGGCCGACTTTTTAGCTGAGCTCAAGGATAAGGGATACGGGATCTCATTAGCTTCTGCGTCAAAGAATGCACCTACGATTTTAGAAAAAATCGGCCTCAGCGACTATTTCACTAAAGCCGTTGACCCAGCAACCTTGAAATATGGTAAACCAGATCCTGAGATCTTCATCAAAGGCGCGCAGCTACTTGATCTGATGCCGGCTCAATGTATCGGCTTAGAAGACGCAGCCGCCGGTATTGCTGGTATCAATGCTGCTGGTGAGACCTCAGTCGGTATCGGTGATCCTGAATTATTGCATGACGCAACGATCAACTTTACCGATACTAGTCAGGTCTCCTTGGCTAATATTGAAAAAGCAATGCAATAA
- a CDS encoding MFS transporter — protein MTAKAKRAIFILIFSEFLVCLGIGLVIPVMPFIKNELHLSATDMGIMSALFAFAQFIASPIVGRISDRIGRKPMLAAGLFLFMVSEILFALTNKLYMFNISRTVGGLSAAMVTPTAMAMAADITTRSQRAKVIGWLSAAFSGGLILGPGLGGVLANIDYKAPFWSAAVLGLLSTIALLVMLPHEDELLADDIVAAKGKSPSKGDIKAFLTKSVILLFVMILVSSFGLQGFESIYSIYVNEVFHFTLGNIALVLTLNGLISLFMQVALFDRLVVAFNETRVIRYCFFFSFVGTIWIILAHSKWEVVVATLIVFTAFDLLRPAITTLLTKASSGNQGLINGLNMSLTSVGNVIGPIMSGALLDMNYHYPYLVVTVFLSASFGLTYLIRMNVNGGGKHVTD, from the coding sequence ATGACAGCGAAGGCAAAACGGGCGATTTTCATTTTGATTTTTAGTGAGTTCTTGGTTTGTTTAGGCATTGGACTAGTGATTCCAGTTATGCCATTTATCAAAAACGAGCTGCATTTAAGCGCAACGGATATGGGGATCATGAGCGCATTATTTGCGTTTGCCCAGTTTATTGCTTCACCAATCGTAGGTCGGATATCTGATCGAATTGGCCGCAAGCCGATGTTGGCTGCTGGTTTGTTCTTATTTATGGTGTCGGAGATCTTATTTGCGTTGACGAATAAATTGTATATGTTCAACATTTCGCGAACTGTCGGTGGTTTATCGGCAGCAATGGTGACACCAACGGCGATGGCGATGGCGGCTGATATCACCACACGTAGTCAGCGGGCCAAAGTGATCGGCTGGCTATCAGCGGCGTTTAGCGGCGGCCTGATCCTCGGTCCTGGTCTTGGTGGTGTGCTGGCTAATATCGACTATAAAGCGCCGTTCTGGAGCGCTGCAGTGCTCGGTCTGCTGAGCACGATCGCTTTATTGGTCATGTTACCTCATGAAGACGAATTGCTGGCGGATGATATTGTTGCTGCAAAAGGAAAATCACCTTCTAAAGGCGATATCAAGGCTTTTTTGACCAAGTCGGTGATTCTGCTATTTGTGATGATCTTAGTTTCTTCATTTGGGCTCCAAGGCTTTGAAAGTATCTACAGCATCTACGTTAATGAAGTTTTCCATTTCACGCTGGGTAATATTGCGCTGGTACTGACGTTGAACGGGCTGATCTCGTTATTCATGCAGGTGGCGCTGTTCGATCGTTTAGTGGTCGCTTTCAACGAAACGCGGGTCATTCGCTATTGTTTCTTCTTCAGCTTTGTCGGTACGATCTGGATCATTTTGGCGCATAGTAAGTGGGAAGTTGTCGTCGCAACCTTGATCGTGTTCACAGCGTTCGACTTACTACGGCCGGCGATCACAACGCTGCTGACGAAGGCTAGTTCAGGCAATCAAGGCTTGATCAACGGCTTAAATATGTCGCTGACCAGTGTCGGTAATGTCATCGGGCCGATCATGTCCGGCGCGCTACTAGATATGAATTATCACTATCCATATTTGGTCGTAACGGTTTTCCTGTCTGCTTCATTTGGACTGACTTATTTGATTCGCATGAATGTCAATGGTGGGGGCAAACACGTCACCGATTAA